From a region of the Lactuca sativa cultivar Salinas chromosome 4, Lsat_Salinas_v11, whole genome shotgun sequence genome:
- the LOC111889066 gene encoding LOW QUALITY PROTEIN: CLP protease regulatory subunit CLPX1, mitochondrial (The sequence of the model RefSeq protein was modified relative to this genomic sequence to represent the inferred CDS: inserted 1 base in 1 codon): MQSFMMPKVKSSSHIMFIRTRNHRFVCEVESSDLIAYGLIPEFVGRFPILDNLLALTKPQTVPVLPQPKNALGKRYNKLFQMNQLSLHYTESALRLIARKAITKNTGXRGLRALLENILMDAMYEIPNERTGKDIIDGVVVDEEAVGSGAKILHGEAALAHYLSQHFIGNLKGFILFLIFD, encoded by the exons ATGCAATCATTCATGATGCCAaag GTAAAATCGTCTTCTCACATCATGTTTATACGGACTCGAAACCATCGATTCGTGTGTGAG GTTGAAAGTAGTGATCTTATTGCATATGGTCTGATACCTGAATTTGTTGGAAGGTTTCCAATTCTTGACAACTTATTAGCTCTTACAAAGCCTCAAACTGTCCCG GTGCTACCTCAGCCAAAGAATGCATTGGGGAAACGGTACAACAAGTTATTTCAGATGAATCAACTAAGT CTACACTATACAGAAAGTGCTTTGAGATTAATTGCAAGAAAAGCAATAACTAAGAACACTG GCCGTGGTCTGAGGGCGTTATTGGAAAACATATTGATGGATGCCATGTATGAG ATTCCTAATGAAAGAACAGGTAAAGATATAATAGATGGTGTGGTTGTTGATGAGGAGGCAGTTGGGAGTGGCGCTAAAATCCTCCATGGTGAAGCTGCTCTTGCCCATTATCTATCACAACACTTCATAGGTAACTTAAAAGGTTTCAtcctatttttgatttttgattaa